From Pseudomonadota bacterium:
TGTGTTGCTGGGGGCAGTTCCAGTGCGGACTTGCCGGAACTGGTTTGGGCGGGCGTGCTCGTGGACACAGCGAAGGTCGGCGTGATGCCGACGATTCTGAAGACCGACAAGTGCCCGTTCGCCGGTGGCGCAGCCTGAACTTCAAGCCGCAGCGTGCCCGAAACCGCTCCGGTAGCTGCTACTCCCTGCGTCGAAACGCCAAAGAAGGGTTGCGCTGCGGCCAGATTTCGTGTTTCCAGCAGCCAGAAGCTCTCCGCAGCAGCCACACCCAGCGGTGCGAAGGCGTCCGATCCGGGGCGTCCGCCCGCGGCCTGCACGCTCTCGTATGAACTGTAGGGGACGATGATGCACACGTCGGCGGGCTCATGCACCGGCTCCGGGCCCGCGTTCGCAGGCGGTGGGTACGCCAGATGGCTTCGCAACTTGACGCTCAACGTGTCAGTTGCTTGCTCGTACTCGACGAACATGTCTCCGTGACCGCTGCGCCACGTCTTGGGGCATCCCGACGTCGGTTCGGGAGGCGGAGCGCCCGAGTCTGGCTTGCTGCCAGTTGTCCCGGCCGACAAGGGAACCACGGTCGGTGGCAGACCGGGTCTGGCCCTTGGCGGGGTCGTTGCATCCGGGACAGGATGGGCGGCTGGGCGGGCGACTTGAGCGTCGGGCTGCGCTGTCATGGTTGGGGGCATCCCCGCCGGATCCTCGCCTGCGCAACAAACGATGAGTAGCGCGCCGCCCACAAGCCACCACGGACGCGTCAGGCAGCCACCGCGTGAGCGAGCGCGCGCGCTGTGCCCTGTGCCGAGCAACGAAAGCAGCACGAGTCGTACGACAACTGCACAGCGTGCTTGCCTGCATGGGTCACCAACTCCGAGCCCAATCGGACGCCCGCCATCCTGGGCTCGCCGAGCTCCGTGGGGCCTGCGTTTCATTCCGCTTTCGCTGGTGCGCTGACTTCAGCGTGTCGCGCACCTGGTTCGCTCCTACACGCAAATCAAGGACAAATGCAAGTCCATTGTGACAAATGCGATCCTTCCCCCCCGCGGCGGCAACCCGGTCTGACCGCGCGGCCCCCTTCGGTACGAGCCGATTCCAATCCGGGTCGACGGGTCCGGCCGGGGATCCCCCGGGCGCCCTCTTGATCTGGGGCGAGAGCTCCGCCCCCGAACGTTAGGCGCCGGGTCAGCGTAGAGCCGGCTGTTTCGACTCCGATTCATCCCGCCTCGAAGCCGATCCGACCCGACGCCCAAGACGCCCGCCGTCGAATGGTCAGCGGGGAGCGGCGCTGTAACGGTTCGCCCGACACCGCGGCCGCAAGGGAGAGGGGGGGTAGAGAGGAACTGGCGTGTATGGAGCTTGGGGGAGCGCCGGGCAG
This genomic window contains:
- a CDS encoding choice-of-anchor M domain-containing protein; this encodes MFVEYEQATDTLSVKLRSHLAYPPPANAGPEPVHEPADVCIIVPYSSYESVQAAGGRPGSDAFAPLGVAAAESFWLLETRNLAAAQPFFGVSTQGVAATGAVSGTLRLEVQAAPPANGHLSVFRIVGITPTFAVSTSTPAQTSSGKSALELPPATHEHYNWAFSHAGRYDVSIVAEAQTPDGLALRSEPAHFRFEVEPDPDPGTILEARGRGR